The proteins below are encoded in one region of Macrococcus armenti:
- the pstC gene encoding phosphate ABC transporter permease subunit PstC gives MENKVSIQEMIAQRQGKGSKNVIEKFIPVILAVIASISIFTTIGILITLLTETITFFTRVSLSEFFLEKTWNAFGQDPKYGIISLILGTLKVTLIATIFAVPVGLGAALYLSEYASDRVRRIIKPILEILAGIPTIVYGFFALTFVTPMLRRVWPDLGSFNAISPGLVIGIMIVPMIASLSEDAMSAVPQAIREGALGLGSTKLETALKVVFPAALSGILASIVLAISRAIGETMIVSLAAGSSPEFSLDFTNSLQTMTAFIVQVATGDATFGSDIYYSIYAVGFTLFIFTLVMNMISQWITNKFREEY, from the coding sequence ATGGAAAATAAAGTATCAATTCAAGAAATGATAGCACAGCGTCAAGGCAAAGGATCAAAAAATGTGATTGAAAAATTCATTCCTGTCATTTTGGCCGTGATTGCTTCAATTTCTATATTTACGACCATCGGAATCTTGATTACTTTACTCACTGAAACGATAACATTCTTTACGAGAGTGTCACTTAGTGAATTCTTCCTTGAGAAAACATGGAATGCATTCGGACAAGATCCAAAATACGGTATTATATCTTTAATTTTAGGGACTTTAAAAGTAACGCTAATTGCAACGATATTTGCAGTGCCGGTAGGTCTTGGTGCGGCATTATATTTAAGTGAATATGCAAGCGATAGAGTAAGACGAATTATAAAGCCTATATTAGAGATTCTTGCAGGGATCCCAACGATTGTGTATGGATTTTTCGCATTGACATTTGTTACGCCGATGTTGCGTAGGGTATGGCCTGACCTAGGTTCGTTTAACGCAATTAGCCCAGGCTTAGTAATCGGAATTATGATCGTACCGATGATTGCTAGTTTATCTGAAGATGCGATGAGTGCGGTTCCTCAAGCAATACGCGAAGGTGCTTTAGGACTTGGTTCAACGAAGCTCGAAACAGCTTTAAAAGTAGTTTTCCCAGCTGCACTTTCGGGAATTTTAGCTTCTATCGTACTTGCAATTTCACGTGCAATAGGGGAAACGATGATTGTTTCTCTTGCGGCTGGTAGTTCACCAGAATTCTCATTAGATTTCACAAATTCACTTCAGACGATGACAGCTTTCATCGTTCAAGTAGCAACAGGTGATGCTACATTCGGTTCTGATATATACTATAGTATTTATGCAGTAGGATTTACGTTATTTATCTTTACATTAGTAATGAATATGATTTCACAATGGATTACAAATAAATTCAGAGAGGAGTATTAA
- a CDS encoding peptidoglycan D,D-transpeptidase FtsI family protein: MTNRRISVIFMAIMSLLVILVLRLGYLQIVKGEDYKQTVNNNENIEVNESVPRGRIYDRNGKLLVDNTSKKSITYTRDRMTSNKEILSIAKKLQKIIDMPTKALTMRDKQDFYILTHKEDVDHIMKKEKTLLETGEIFQDEYNDTVYKKLTKDKLKKLSNKELQVAAIYREMSSGSQLSPQIIKNEDVSEKEYALVSQNLSELPGVNTSMDWDRKYLYGDTLRTMFGRVSSKEEGLPKELTDYYLSKGYSRNDRVGQSYLEYQYENVLRGKKKKMRYITNKSGKIINSEVLSEGSRGDDLILSIDIDLQLKVEQLVDNNIKKLRGMGATSMDKVLVVVQDPHNGDILALAGRQIDKSGKITDYHYGTFTSQYAVGSSVKGATLLTGYSNNAINVGETMVDQPLVFKGGIEKKSYFNQSGSISINDKQALMHSSNVYMFKTALKLAGLNYSSNMALPDDISEAGQKLRKGLNQFGLGVKTGIDLPNEVTGQTGQLKNNPGNYLDLAIGQYDTYSPLQLSQYISTIANDGYRIQPHIVKEIRSASKTDKIGPVKAHYKGKVLNRINNSEKEINQVKDGFDLVFNQVEGTGYESFNNANVKAAGKTGTAEVFQDGESRVNSSYIGYAPIKNPQLSFSIIYTNQPVPPPWLPGGDLGKEIINEYFKDKKPADK, translated from the coding sequence ATGACGAATCGCAGAATAAGTGTTATTTTTATGGCGATTATGTCGTTACTAGTAATTTTAGTACTGCGCTTAGGTTATTTACAGATTGTAAAAGGTGAAGATTATAAACAAACGGTGAACAATAATGAGAACATAGAAGTAAATGAATCCGTGCCTCGTGGGAGAATATATGATCGAAACGGGAAGTTACTCGTAGACAATACATCTAAAAAATCGATTACATATACACGAGACAGAATGACGTCGAACAAAGAAATATTATCAATTGCCAAAAAGCTTCAAAAAATAATTGATATGCCGACGAAAGCATTGACAATGCGTGATAAACAGGATTTTTATATTTTAACGCATAAAGAAGATGTAGATCATATTATGAAAAAAGAAAAAACATTGCTTGAAACCGGAGAGATTTTTCAAGATGAATATAATGATACGGTTTATAAAAAGCTCACAAAAGATAAATTAAAAAAGCTCTCGAATAAAGAACTTCAAGTTGCAGCAATTTATCGTGAGATGTCGAGTGGTAGTCAACTTAGCCCTCAAATTATAAAAAATGAAGATGTCTCAGAGAAGGAATATGCTCTCGTGTCTCAAAACTTAAGTGAATTACCAGGTGTTAATACTTCTATGGACTGGGATCGCAAATATTTATATGGTGATACTCTACGTACGATGTTCGGTCGCGTTTCTTCAAAAGAGGAAGGATTACCGAAAGAATTAACAGATTATTACTTGTCTAAAGGTTATTCAAGGAACGATCGTGTTGGTCAGAGTTACCTGGAATATCAATATGAAAATGTACTTCGTGGAAAAAAGAAAAAGATGCGATACATTACAAATAAATCAGGGAAAATTATTAACTCTGAGGTACTTTCAGAAGGATCACGTGGGGACGACTTAATCTTATCGATTGACATTGATTTACAATTAAAAGTTGAACAGTTAGTAGATAACAATATTAAAAAGTTACGTGGAATGGGTGCGACGTCTATGGATAAAGTGCTTGTTGTCGTTCAGGATCCACATAATGGCGATATATTAGCGTTAGCCGGGCGTCAAATCGATAAGTCCGGAAAAATTACTGATTATCATTATGGAACATTTACGTCGCAATATGCCGTAGGTTCATCTGTAAAAGGTGCGACATTACTTACTGGCTATAGTAATAATGCTATTAATGTCGGTGAGACGATGGTTGACCAACCACTAGTATTTAAAGGTGGCATTGAAAAGAAATCATACTTCAATCAATCTGGCAGTATTTCGATAAATGATAAACAAGCCTTAATGCATTCATCTAACGTATATATGTTTAAAACAGCATTGAAACTTGCAGGATTAAATTATTCTTCTAATATGGCATTACCGGATGATATTAGTGAAGCGGGGCAAAAATTACGAAAAGGTTTAAATCAGTTCGGTCTTGGTGTAAAGACTGGTATTGATCTGCCAAATGAAGTTACAGGACAAACAGGACAGCTTAAAAACAATCCAGGTAACTATTTAGATTTAGCAATAGGACAGTATGATACATACTCACCTTTACAGTTATCACAATACATTTCTACAATCGCGAATGATGGATACAGAATTCAGCCACACATCGTAAAAGAAATTAGAAGTGCTTCAAAAACGGATAAGATAGGTCCAGTAAAAGCACATTATAAAGGAAAAGTGCTGAATCGCATCAATAATAGTGAAAAAGAAATTAATCAAGTAAAAGATGGGTTTGATTTGGTATTCAATCAGGTGGAAGGTACAGGATACGAAAGTTTTAATAATGCGAATGTAAAAGCAGCAGGTAAAACTGGTACTGCAGAAGTTTTTCAGGATGGTGAGTCGAGAGTTAATTCTTCTTATATCGGATACGCACCAATTAAAAATCCACAATTAAGCTTTTCTATCATTTACACGAATCAGCCAGTGCCGCCACCATGGTTGCCTGGTGGAGATTTAGGTAAGGAAATTATAAACGAATACTTTAAGGATAAAAAACCAGCAGACAAATAG
- the pstA gene encoding phosphate ABC transporter permease PstA: protein MELINQERVAKKLSGRLAKNAIVRFIFFICTIIGLIVLAMLLFDIIKKGAGYLTPEFFTNFSSTTPLKAGIKGALIGTLWLMMTIAPIAISLGVATAIYMEEYAKDNFFTRFVKVNIANLASVPSVVFGLLGLTLFVRGGGIEAFSLGKSVLAAALTMSLMILPVIIVSSQEAIRAVPNAIREASLGLGATKWQTITNVVLPASIPGILTGTILALSRAIGETAPLVVIGIPTIFMKTPDNIMDRFQALPMQIFTWAKLPKEEFQFVSSAAIIVLLIMLIAMNSIAIFIRNKYQKKF, encoded by the coding sequence ATGGAACTAATTAATCAGGAAAGAGTAGCGAAGAAACTCTCTGGTCGTTTAGCGAAAAACGCAATTGTTAGATTTATATTTTTCATATGCACAATCATAGGTTTAATAGTTCTTGCGATGCTCCTCTTTGACATCATTAAAAAAGGAGCAGGTTATTTAACACCTGAGTTCTTTACAAACTTTTCAAGTACAACACCATTAAAAGCAGGTATTAAAGGTGCTTTAATCGGAACTTTATGGCTTATGATGACGATTGCACCGATTGCAATTTCTCTAGGTGTCGCAACAGCAATTTATATGGAAGAGTATGCGAAAGATAATTTCTTTACGCGTTTTGTTAAAGTTAATATCGCAAACTTAGCTTCTGTACCTTCTGTAGTATTTGGTTTGCTTGGGTTAACATTGTTTGTTCGTGGTGGCGGAATAGAAGCGTTTTCGTTAGGTAAATCAGTTTTAGCTGCGGCACTTACAATGTCATTAATGATTTTACCAGTTATTATCGTTTCGAGTCAGGAAGCGATTCGTGCAGTGCCGAATGCGATACGAGAAGCATCACTTGGATTAGGTGCTACAAAGTGGCAGACGATTACGAATGTTGTGTTACCTGCATCAATCCCAGGTATTTTAACAGGAACTATCTTAGCTTTATCACGTGCCATCGGTGAAACTGCACCATTAGTTGTTATCGGTATACCGACAATTTTTATGAAAACACCGGATAATATTATGGACAGATTTCAGGCATTACCGATGCAGATCTTTACTTGGGCGAAATTGCCGAAGGAAGAATTTCAATTTGTATCTTCAGCAGCGATTATTGTGCTATTAATTATGTTAATTGCAATGAACTCTATCGCAATCTTTATCCGCAATAAATATCAGAAAAAATTCTAG
- a CDS encoding PstS family phosphate ABC transporter substrate-binding protein, protein MKKWQLVGSTTVLGTALLLGACGGAAEKSDSKSEDKGSDTASKEIKGKVAGDGSTTVAPVVEKINEQFATEYPDVTVAIGTSGTGGGFEKFISGETDFSNASRDIKDEEKKALEDKKIEYTEFKIASDGLTVAVNKENDFVDYLTFDELKKIYSGEAKTWKDVRADFPADEIKAFSPDQSHGTYDFFSEEVLDKGEIKAEKNADTNVIVKSVQDNKAGIGFFGYNFYQENKDNLKAVKIQKEGKGEGVEATEESVKDGSYPLSRPLYIYAKNDSLKKNEAFKTFMKFTLEKAKDASKESGYVPLEDKVYEEDLKKLEEVK, encoded by the coding sequence ATGAAAAAATGGCAATTAGTAGGATCAACAACTGTTTTAGGTACTGCTTTATTATTAGGTGCTTGTGGTGGTGCAGCTGAGAAATCTGACTCAAAGAGTGAAGATAAAGGTTCTGACACGGCATCAAAAGAGATTAAAGGTAAAGTAGCTGGTGATGGTTCAACAACAGTAGCTCCTGTAGTTGAAAAGATCAATGAACAGTTTGCAACAGAATATCCAGATGTAACAGTTGCAATCGGTACTTCAGGTACTGGTGGTGGATTCGAGAAATTTATATCAGGTGAAACAGATTTCTCAAACGCATCACGCGACATTAAAGATGAAGAGAAAAAAGCATTAGAAGATAAAAAGATCGAATATACTGAATTTAAAATTGCTAGTGACGGGTTAACTGTAGCTGTAAATAAAGAAAATGATTTCGTTGATTACTTAACTTTTGATGAGTTAAAGAAAATATACTCTGGCGAAGCTAAAACATGGAAAGATGTACGTGCTGATTTCCCAGCAGATGAAATTAAAGCATTCTCTCCTGACCAATCACATGGTACGTATGATTTCTTTAGTGAAGAAGTATTAGATAAAGGTGAAATTAAAGCTGAGAAAAATGCTGATACAAATGTAATCGTTAAATCAGTACAAGACAACAAAGCGGGTATCGGGTTCTTCGGATACAATTTCTACCAAGAAAACAAAGATAACTTAAAAGCAGTGAAGATTCAAAAAGAAGGTAAAGGTGAAGGTGTAGAAGCGACTGAGGAATCTGTTAAAGATGGTTCATACCCATTAAGCCGTCCTCTTTACATTTATGCTAAAAACGATTCACTTAAAAAGAATGAAGCATTTAAAACTTTTATGAAGTTCACTTTAGAAAAAGCTAAAGATGCATCTAAGGAATCTGGTTATGTACCTTTAGAAGATAAAGTATACGAAGAAGATTTAAAGAAATTAGAAGAAGTTAAATAA